A portion of the Naumovozyma castellii chromosome 2, complete genome genome contains these proteins:
- the SSY1 gene encoding Ssy1p (ancestral locus Anc_8.342) — protein MDDKSPLYGLFPERNNIQVVNASTKPNQKRNVTYQEGDDTDSRSLGDSVDTDVLRSLINEEGWFDIGRFHEQVQNDRFYVSDKYREKTSNTSNRPHTGSSYDDKTYAPDDFQYYNLKVQKEYQLRDKLDSLIKGNNSGNIDVLNDDSLFKRYVAENSSENMANDQIKRSRHILGHRLWRSPFRRRHDNKQKIKELENSSRASSMTEIIDNASYGNIEIDEEREISSKSHIIEESPGSMTSFTDRERRKSILPFDLEKMFNDPGNTKYYVQRKLRVRHIQMLSIGTCFSVGFFLTSGRAFSIAGPFGTLLGFALAGSIVLATLLSFTELSTLIPVSSGFSGLASRFVEDAFGFGLGWTYWFSCMIAFPSEVASSTFYLSYYQHLNLTRGAIAGFVTLFSSYSIIINLLDVRILGEATYIIGLSKILITIVIIFVMVIINAGHGYKIHNQVGFRFWDSSKSVGDLTYGLFRPTFDLGDVGRGSTNGIPGATGRFLAVILVMLISTFAFSGVEMTFMASGEAINPRKTIPSSIKRTFSIVLTVYMLAIFAVGINIYSGDPRLLSYFAKYSSERYTSTINGIGTDWQLSDRCKGVYTEREHSTSHAIYTSPWVLALQSFGLCTFASALNGILIFFTSTAGVSSLYNSSRTIYAMSVQRKAPLIFQRCNKRGVPYVAVIFSGVFYIIAYLAVNVGSSRNFDVLVNISSASTSIIWSGLNISFIRFYFALKQRKDLISRNDKTYPYKSPFQPYLSFYGLFGCLIFVIFMGFPNFIKGQWSTRSFFSAYGGLFLFAILYAGFKIIGTSKIQRLDQIDMDTGRREMDRIVWTEHSEYATPYKENLMKLVSWLF, from the coding sequence ATGGATGATAAGAGCCCCTTGTATGGCTTATTTCCAGAGAGGAACAATATTCAAGTTGTCAATGCATCGACAAAACCCAACCAAAAAAGGAACGTGACATATCAAGAGGGAGACGATACGGATAGTAGAAGTTTAGGTGATAGTGTGGATACAGACGTTTTACGTAGTttgattaatgaagaagggTGGTTTGATATCGGACGATTTCATGAACAAGTGCAAAACGACAGATTTTATGTGAGTGATAAGTACAGGGAGAAGACAAGTAACACCTCCAATAGACCTCATACAGGGAGTTCATACGATGATAAGACCTATGCACCCGAtgattttcaatattataatCTTAAGGTTcaaaaagaatatcaaCTAAGGGATAAGCTAGACTCATTGATCAAGGGAAATAATAGTGGAAATATTGATGTACTAAACGATGATTCCCTATTTAAACGTTATGTTGCAGAAAATTCTAGTGAAAATATGGCGAACGATCAAATTAAGAGGTCAAGACATATTCTGGGTCACAGATTATGGAGAAGTCCATTTCGAAGAAGACATGataacaaacaaaaaataaaggaaCTCGAAAATTCATCAAGGGCATCCTCAATGacagaaattattgataatgCTAGTTACGGAAATAtagaaattgatgaagagaGAGAAATTAGTTCAAAATCTCATATTATCGAGGAATCGCCAGGCTCAATGACATCTTTCACAGACAGAGAACGTAGAAAAAGTATTTTGCCTTTcgatttggaaaagatgTTTAATGATCCTGGAaatacaaaatattatgTTCAAAGAAAGTTAAGAGTACGACATATTCAAATGCTCTCGATCGGAACATGCTTTAGTGTAGGTTTCTTCTTAACGTCTGGGAGGGCTTTTTCTATCGCAGGCCCATTTGGGACCCTTCTTGGATTTGCACTCGCAGGGAGTATTGTGTTGGCAACTCTTCTCTCCTTTACCGAATTATCTACTTTAATTCCCGTTTCTTCTGGGTTTTCTGGGTTAGCATCACGGTTTGTAGAAGATGCATTTGGTTTCGGCTTAGGTTGGACTTACTGGTTTTCCTGTATGATTGCCTTTCCATCGGAAGTGGCATCAAGCACATTCTATTTGAGTTACTATCAGCATTTAAATCTAACTAGAGGAGCAATTGCTGGATTTGTAACActattttcttcatattcAATTATCATAAATTTGCTTGATGTAAGAATTTTAGGAGAAGCAACGTATATCATCGGACTCTCCAAAATTTTGATCACGATTGTAATTATCTTTGTTATGGTGATAATAAATGCTGGTCACGGTTACAAAATTCATAATCAAGTTGGATTCAGATTTTGGGATTCATCCAAGTCAGTGGGGGATTTGACCTATGGCTTATTCAGGCCAACCTTTGACCTAGGAGATGTGGGGCGTGGTAGTACTAATGGAATACCAGGTGCAACTGGACGATTCCTTGCTGTTATTTTGGTGATGCTTATTTCCACGTTTGCGTTTAGCGGAGTAGAAATGACTTTTATGGCGAGTGGTGAAGCTATTAATCCAAGGAAAACGATTCCATCGTCAATTAAAAGAACATTTTCGATCGTATTAACAGTTTATATGCTCGCCATATTTGCAGTtggaataaatatatacaGTGGTGATCCTCGATTACTGTCATATTTTGCCAAATACTCTTCTGAAAGATATACGTCGACTATAAATGGGATAGGTACCGATTGGCAATTAAGCGATCGTTGTAAGGGAGTATATACAGAGAGAGAACATAGCACGTCCCACGCCATATACACAAGCCCTTGGGTGCTTGCCTTACAAAGTTTTGGTTTATGTACATTTGCATCTGCTTTAAATGGgatattaattttttttacaTCCACAGCTGGTGTTTCATCCCTCTATAACTCATCAAGGACAATATACGCAATGTCAGTTCAAAGGAAAGCTCCACTCATATTCCAAAGATGTAACAAAAGAGGAGTTCCTTATGTTGCTGTAATATTTTCCGGTGTATTCTACATTATAGCATATTTAGCTGTTAATGTGGgatcttcaagaaattttgatGTTCTAGTAAACATTTCAAGTGCCAGTACATCCATAATATGGAGTGgattgaatatttcattcatCCGTTTTTACTTCGCATTAAAACAGAGGAAGGATTTGATTTCTCGGAATGATAAGACATACCCATATAAATCGCCATTCCAACcatatttatcattttaTGGGTTATTTGGTTGTTTGATCTTTGTCATATTTATGGGGTTCCCTAATTTTATTAAGGGGCAGTGGAGTACTCGTTCATTCTTTTCTGCATATGGTGGTCTTTTCTTATTTGCAATCCTTTATGCGGGGTTTAAGATTATTGGAACATCAAAGATTCAAAGATTGGACCAAATTGATATGGACACTGGTAGAAGAGAAATGGATAGAATTGTGTGGACCGAACACAGTGAATACGCAACTCcttataaagaaaatttaatgaaattggtAAGCTGGTTATTTTAA
- the CWC15 gene encoding U2-type spliceosomal complex subunit CWC15 (ancestral locus Anc_8.345): MTTSHRPQLEARNGGKSAAYTPTSIQHARLLPGHNKLKLRSKTKGRSKNASPSKLNTEIDDDKNAGRNFLELPDKETAKGTSVSTEDESSEDEDEEEDEEEEEELRNELYKIRQEREQKEKMLKQNFIKKEEEGIDESILSIPKGKKSWRDNSTFSRHKVSKKSSNKNTEYINNMGKSKYHQDFLRKFVR, encoded by the coding sequence ATGACTACTTCCCATAGACCACAACTGGAGGCCAGAAATGGTGGAAAGAGCGCCGCCTATACGCCAACTTCTATCCAACATGCTCGACTACTTCCTGGCCATAATAAGCTGAAATTACGTTCGAAAACGAAGGGTAGATCTAAAAATGCTTCACCTTCAAAGTTAAATAcagaaattgatgatgataagaaTGCAGGACGTAACTTTTTGGAACTCCCTGATAAAGAAACGGCTAAAGGTACATCTGTAAGTACTGAAGATGAATCATCtgaggatgaggatgaggaggaagatgaggaggaggaggaagagCTAAGAAATGAGCTTTACAAAATAAGACAAGAGAGAgaacaaaaggaaaaaatgCTGAAACAAAACTTTATAAAGAAGGAGGAAGAAGGAATTGACGAGTCGATCTTGTCTATACCGAAAGGCAAGAAGTCTTGGAGAGATAATTCAACGTTTTCAAGACATAAAGTCTCAAAGAAAAGTTCCAACAAAAATACAGAATATATCAACAATATGGGGAAATCCAAGTACCATCAAGACTTTCTTCGCAAGTTTGTCAGATGA
- the NBP2 gene encoding adaptor protein NBP2 (ancestral locus Anc_8.344) produces MSNPDNISKMESNGEEVQTAIKLQQEKSGKDTQIEMEPATQDYADNSTIGYISIKDFAYDESNPLHHGYFEEDLEQDVNNDNNDDDETHTDGDDLYKRQSVVLPNDYVVNQWAVAIYDFVPENENELDLKENDIVFISYKHGQGWLVAENEARTKTGLVPEEFVSYLQPEEEADMLHEDKARPFYLTHMITNNMEVPVEADSRTNAVKLKNDDDDDEWEDVEQLNTGVGKLNI; encoded by the coding sequence ATGAGTAATCCAGATAACATATCCAAGATGGAATCTAATGGAGAAGAAGTGCAAACAGCAATAAAGCTTCAACAGGAAAAAAGTGGTAAAGATACACAAATAGAGATGGAACCGGCGACGCAAGATTACGCCGACAATTCCACGATAGGTTATATATCGATCAAAGACTTTGCTTACGATGAAAGTAATCCACTACATCATGGATATTTCGAAGAAGATCTAGAGCAGGatgttaataatgataataatgatgatgacgagACACACACGGATGGAGATGATCTCTATAAAAGACAGAGTGTTGTTCTTCCAAATGACTATGTGGTAAACCAATGGGCTGTCGCCATATATGATTTTGTACCTgagaatgaaaatgaattagaCTTAAAAGAAAACGATATCGTTTTTATAAGCTATAAACATGGTCAAGGCTGGCTGGTGGCAGAAAACGAGGCAAGAACAAAGACAGGTTTAGTACCAGAAGAATTTGTTTCATATCTTCaaccagaagaagaagctgaTATGCTACATGAGGATAAAGCGCGACCTTTTTACCTAACTCACATGATAACAAACAATATGGAAGTCCCAGTCGAAGCTGACAGTCGGACAAATGCTGTTAAACTcaaaaatgatgatgatgacgacgaATGGGAAGATGTGGAACAGCTTAATACAGGTGTTGGCAAACTAAATATCTAG
- the ACL4 gene encoding Acl4p (ancestral locus Anc_8.343), whose protein sequence is MNELQTAITQAKEALSGNNAKKALKILKPFKKSLKTENSSNPILLETFADAYLENGQVEKAYPILVQSCELDPTGAIGGANKFFTLGQITGGEDGIKVLAQGIENMSNIAGESLTQEQTDKIVSGLLSMIEIWMTDLCMEPHAESQCEELIGKALEISERKSPEALLTLGSIRISQQRYTEASEAFIESWNQFENKKQTIGQNSEDSITINSEYVELVQPLLALAKMCIEVGLYEIALKVVGAVKEIDEDNLEGYYLEGFIFYLITKVESFKVANPTVTLTPENINEFNQHIQDLPLDLNNEQLKENITEARIALSFAEKIGELCDPNDEISQELITGIKALLGELGGSIDGKDLQRLKKGGIMEGEIDVEVDLSEISDAEE, encoded by the coding sequence ATGAATGAATTACAAACTGCGATTACTCAAGCAAAGGAAGCACTTTCAGGTAACAATGCTAAGAAGGCGCTAAAGATCCTAAAGCCcttcaagaaatcattgaaaactgaaaattcatcaaatccTATTTTACTAGAAACCTTTGCTGATGCTTATTTGGAAAACGGGCAAGTAGAGAAGGCTTACCCTATACTTGTCCAATCATGTGAGCTGGATCCTACTGGTGCCATAGGTGGTgctaataaattcttcacTTTGGGTCAAATTACTGGAGGTGAAGATGGTATTAAAGTTTTGGCTCAAGGTATTGAAAATATGTCCAACATTGCGGGAGAAAGTTTGACACAAGAACAAACTGATAAGATTGTCAGTGGATTGCTATCTATGATTGAAATTTGGATGACCGATTTATGTATGGAACCTCATGCGGAAAGCCAATGTGAGGAATTAATTGGAAAAGCTCTAGAAATCTCTGAAAGGAAATCACCAGAAGCATTATTAACCTTGGGGTCCATTAGAATTTCACAGCAAAGATACACAGAAGCGTCTGAAGCATTTATAGAATCATGgaatcaatttgaaaataagaagCAAACCATCGGTCAAAATAGCGAAGATAGCATCACAATAAATTCAGAATATGTTGAATTAGTTCAACCTTTATTAGCCCTTGCTAAAATGTGTATTGAGGTGGGTTTATATGAAATCGCCTTAAAAGTTGTAGGAGCTgtaaaagaaattgatgaagataatttAGAAGGCTATTATTTGGAGGGTTTCATATTTTATCTAATCACGAAGGTAGAATCCTTCAAAGTAGCAAATCCAACTGTTACTTTAACACCAGAAAAcatcaatgaattcaatCAACATATTCAAGATCTACCACTCGATCTCAATaatgaacaattaaaaGAGAATATTACAGAGGCACGCATAGCGTTAAGTTTTGCTGAAAAGATAGGTGAACTTTGCGATCCCAATGACGAAATATCTCAAGAACTTATTACTGGGATTAAGGCTTTGTTGGGTGAATTAGGGGGGAGTATAGACGGTAAGGATTTACAGAGATTGAAGAAAGGTGGTATAATGGAGGGCGAAATCGATGTTGAGGTTGATTTAAGTGAAATATCTGATGCAGAAGAGTAA